The Patescibacteria group bacterium genomic interval GAATACGAAGGTCTGTATACCGATATGGCAGCAACGATAACGATAGGAAAAGTTCCGGCACGAGTTAATAAATTGATCAAAGTAACCAAAAAAAGTCTTGAAAACGCTATTAAGCAAGTGAAGCCAGGAAATACCGTTGCCGATATTTCTTACGCCGTGCAGAGTTATGCTGAAAAAAATGGCTTCGCGGTAGTTAAAGAATTAGTCGGGCATGGCGTCGGTTACGCGCCGCACGAAGAGCCGATGATTCCTAATTTTGTGGCCATTCATCAGCCAAAAATAGAATTAAAACCAGGAATGGTTTTAGCTATTGAGCCGATGTTAACAGACGGTACTGACCGGGTGAAGTTTTTAGATGACGGTTGGACGGTGGTGACAGCCGATGGATCAATGTGTGCTCACTTTGAACATACGGTAGCGGTAACAGAAAAAGGCTGTCAAATTTTAACAAAATAGCAGTTAGCGGGCAGCAACCAGTAAATAATATAAAAAATATGTCTAAAATATTGGGAATGGATTATGGTTCGGTGCGTATCGGTTTGGCACTCGGTGATGAAGAGCAAAAAATAGCTCTTCCTTTTGATGTTATTGCTAACAACGAAGGAGTGGTGGGCAATTTACGCCGGATAATAGATGCGGAAAAAGTTTATCGCATCGTCATTGGTTTGCCTCTCAATATGTCGGGAGTCAGTACGAAAAAAACCGAAGAAGTCGAGGATTTTATC includes:
- the map gene encoding type I methionyl aminopeptidase, translating into MITIKTEKEIRKLAYSGKILSKILRHLFLESKPGVTTAQIDEIAERMIREVGGTPAFKNYQSSHNDPPFPSTICASINNQLVHAPASPIKKLKSGDIFTIDIGMEYEGLYTDMAATITIGKVPARVNKLIKVTKKSLENAIKQVKPGNTVADISYAVQSYAEKNGFAVVKELVGHGVGYAPHEEPMIPNFVAIHQPKIELKPGMVLAIEPMLTDGTDRVKFLDDGWTVVTADGSMCAHFEHTVAVTEKGCQILTK
- the ruvX gene encoding Holliday junction resolvase RuvX, with product MSKILGMDYGSVRIGLALGDEEQKIALPFDVIANNEGVVGNLRRIIDAEKVYRIVIGLPLNMSGVSTKKTEEVEDFIDLLKSNFNLPILTEDERLSSKMADSLFKDFKQKYDRDAIAAMIILQGYLDKIK